Within Quadrisphaera sp. DSM 44207, the genomic segment GAAGGCCACGTCGTCCCAGCCGACCACGGCCACGTCGTCGGGCACGCGCAGGCCGCACTCCTCCAGCCCGCGCAGGGCCCCCAGCGCCAGCAGGTCGTTGGCGCACAGCAGCGCGTCGAGGTCGGTGCCTGCGGCGACGGCCGCGGCCGCGGCGCGTCGGCCCTCCTCGGGCACGTAGTGCGCCGCGGGCAGCTCCAGCTCGGGCGCAGGGTCGAGCCCCGCGGCGCGCAGCGCCTGCGCCCATCCCTCCTGGCGCCAGGTGGCGGTGGACAGCGGGCCCGGAGGCTGGGTCCCGAGGAAGGCGATGCGTCGGCGCCCGCCTCGCACCAGGTGGTCGACGGCCCCGGCCGCGGCGGCGTGGTCGTCGATCCCCACGTGGTCCACGCCCGCGGGCCGGGCGCCCTCGCCGACGAGCACCATGGGCACCTCGCGGCTGCGGGCCTGCAGCTCCTCCGCGGACATGGCGACGGGGTTGAGGACGATGCCGTCCACCAGCCCGGCCTCGCGGGCGTCGACCACGGCCCGCTCCGCGTCCAGCGACCGGTCCGTCTGCTCGACGAGCACGGTCAGGCCGGCCGCGGCGGCGGCAGTCACCACGTGGCGGGCCAGCTCGGCGAAGTAGGGCGCGTCGAGCTCGGGCACGGCGAGGGCGATCAGGCCGGTGCGCCCGCGACGCAGCTGCCGCCCCACCGCGTGCGGGCGGTAGCCCAGCGCGGAGATCGCGGCCTGGACCCGCTGCCGGGTGTCCGGGCGCACCTGGGGGTGGGCGTTGACCACGTTGGACACCGTCTTGATCGAGACCCCGGCGAGCTCGGCGACGTCCTGCAGGCGGGCCCTGGGCACTGTCGCGCTCTCCTCTCGTCGGCGTGCGGGGTGCTCGCCGCGCCCGGTCGAGCACCCGAGGAGCACTCTCGCGCGGTACCGGGCTGCTCTGCTCGCTGGGGCGCGGATCGCACTGTGCCGGGCGCGATGCATCGTTGCAAGGCTTTGTGCATCGTTGTAAGAATGCTCGGCGCCACCTGTGGAGGAGTCGATGATGACCCGATCCGAACCGTGCGGCCGGTCGCCAGCACCCGGTGCGCCGCCCCTGCCGCCCCTCGCCCGGCGCACCCTCAGCCGCCGCGGCCTGCTGTCCGCCGGCCTGTACGGGGGGCTCGCCGCCTCCCTCGCCGGCTGCGGCGGGGCCGCCGCAGGAGCCAGCCAGGACGTGCGCTTCTGGAGCCTGTTCAGCGGCGGGGACGGCGCCCGCATGGAGACGATGCTCGAGGCCGTCCGCCAGGAGACCGGCATCGACATCCGCAACACCGTGCTGGCCTGGGGCGCGCCGTACTACACGAAGCTGGCCATGAGCTCGGCGGGCGGGCGGTCCCCGGAGCTGGCGGTCCTGCACCTCTCCCGCCTGGCCGGCTACGCCCCCGGCGGCTTCCTCGACCCGTGGGACCTGGACCTGCTCGCCGAGTTCGACGTGCGCGAGGAGCACTTCCCCGAGACGGTGTGGCAGCGGGCCCAGCACGACGGCCGGCTCTACGCCGTGCCGCTGGACACCCACCCCTTCGTCGTCATGTACGACATCGACGTCGCCGAGCGGGCCCGGCTCCTGGACGCCGACGCCAAGCTGGTCCCCATCACCTCCCCGCAGGAGTTCCTGGCCGCCGGGCGCGCGCTGGCCGAGGTGACCGGGGACGTCGGCGTCTCCTTCGGCTTCCAGAACGACACCTCCCAGCTGTGGCG encodes:
- a CDS encoding LacI family DNA-binding transcriptional regulator, which produces MPRARLQDVAELAGVSIKTVSNVVNAHPQVRPDTRQRVQAAISALGYRPHAVGRQLRRGRTGLIALAVPELDAPYFAELARHVVTAAAAAGLTVLVEQTDRSLDAERAVVDAREAGLVDGIVLNPVAMSAEELQARSREVPMVLVGEGARPAGVDHVGIDDHAAAAGAVDHLVRGGRRRIAFLGTQPPGPLSTATWRQEGWAQALRAAGLDPAPELELPAAHYVPEEGRRAAAAAVAAGTDLDALLCANDLLALGALRGLEECGLRVPDDVAVVGWDDVAFAAYLSPPLSSVRPDLRHIATSAVEMLTERVEGTDAPGRRVVARSGLVVRRSSTGSPAPAQPVLRQPAP
- a CDS encoding extracellular solute-binding protein, whose amino-acid sequence is MTRSEPCGRSPAPGAPPLPPLARRTLSRRGLLSAGLYGGLAASLAGCGGAAAGASQDVRFWSLFSGGDGARMETMLEAVRQETGIDIRNTVLAWGAPYYTKLAMSSAGGRSPELAVLHLSRLAGYAPGGFLDPWDLDLLAEFDVREEHFPETVWQRAQHDGRLYAVPLDTHPFVVMYDIDVAERARLLDADAKLVPITSPQEFLAAGRALAEVTGDVGVSFGFQNDTSQLWRLFYGLYTQGAPEWDLTGSTLEVDRDVATSVLEFTAAVLDGTVADPSLDYTAGLATFISGRAGMILTGEWELPAFLDAEIPLGASPVPTMFGQPSAYADAHSFVLPHQDAPDPQRRRATHEAVAALLKESFTWAEAGHVPSYGPIVESPAYAELEPQSDYAPTAGFAVLDPAAWFTGAGANFQNLMTQAMLPTVEGSAPPEAAIDGMVARVEELLATPNPVGEPA